cgcgCTGGGTGTtgcgtttttatttgtttgctgcaCGCTTTAGCCCCTATTCCAAGCAACGGGTCGAGCCGCTGGCACATCCAGCATGCAACGCACTGCGATAAGCACTGACAAACACCTGAAAAATCAGCAGCCCACGGAATCGAACGTTTCAAATTTAGCTGTAgaataattttgaatatattcttCTGCAAGCATCTTTTGCACTTCTCAGAAACTTTTCGCTCAGCTCGAAAACTATGCTTTAAGCATTGCAAAAATTTGCTCGAACCTATTTTTTACAGccttttaaagacatttccCTCAAAAATTTCTGCTGGAAGAAGATTATAGATGCCTTCAAAATGTCTCATAGAGAGAACAAAGGACAGacaacaaattcaataaaaaaaaaaaaattattcaaaaatatcaaTTCACACCCCTTGCAGCTGTATTAGTGGAAGAGTTCGAACTTTTTTTGACACTCGACAAAAGAAAACGCATTTAATAGATCCCTTTAAAATTTCGATTAGTTAAAAAGTTctatatacatttgcattaGAGTCGCCTAAATCGAACTTTTGTTGGCGCTCGTAAACAAATTTCTGTTAAATAGATTccattaaaatttcaaaaatataaacatgacaaataatttaacaaaaaaataaaaatgaaataaaaaaaattataccAAAATATCAATTTACACTTCGCGAAGTTGCATTGGTAGAACAGTTCGTGCGTACGCTAACACACGGAAAGGGTATTTCAGTATCGgctcagttttttttttttttgcctttcctCTGCCAGTTGCCCTCGGTCTGCCGTCGGTTGATAtggcatgtacatatatacatatagatacatatatatatgtatatatatattatatatgtatatgtatgtatagtgTAGTATGTggtatattattttgcaaaCAAAGCAAATTTCACCCCATAAAACTAAAACGTTGGatttaattttgcaaaataaacataaaaatcgCTTTCTACCAGCttttatatgcatgcatacatatacattcgCTTACATGCGcacatgcatgtgcatgtttgtgtgtgtgtgtatttccaACTGTTTCTGCTGGCTTTACACACGCTCCTGcactctttctctttttgattctctttttgtttttctattatttttttttttttattcttcttctttttttttccaagGATTCTTTATATGTGCCTGTGCACTTGTGCATATTTATCTTGAGCACATCTTTGGCAAAGCCCAAGCTCTTATCTTTTGGGCAATGGTAGctctgtctcgctctcgcACTCGTCCGCTCACTCGCTCGCTCACTCGCTCTCGCGCTCCTATTATGCTTATTGCGTTAATGCAAACTAAACGCAgctcgccaaaaaaaaaaaaaaaaattatatattaaatgaaatgaaatgagaaTTTCAAAGCGAAACGAAATGAACAGAAATTCGAAATTCATTATTCATTTgcctacagcaacaacaagaacaagaaccaAAGCACGAGCAGGGCGTAGCGCGGGGGGAAAGAGctgcaaacatacatataaacaacaaaatcaaatagaaaatgcaaataatacaaatacaacaaatgcagggcctgagggggggggggggggggggggggggtagtAGCTGCGCTGGCCGTTGGCTGGGCTGGAGAGACGGGGAAGGGGTTGGGTATCTAACTTTTGTGGTGCTCAAAATCGTTTTTGAGTTttcgcatttgttgttgtttttgttgctgctgttgtttggtaaaaaagttttctaattaaaacaacaactgacaaacGCAAATTGTCAACgtattcgcacacacacacacacacttgcacacacacactgccaAATGCTTTGTTGGACAAAGCTTTTGCCTCCCGGCTTGGCCGAGAGGGGGCGCTCGCGTGTTCTAGCTCTAAGCGCTGCCCTACggccatttttttttgggggcgTTTTGCTTGCTGGACGCGCTGCGGGCGTGGCATTGGTAGACATAGACAGAGGGGCGGCCATGGGAGAGGGGCAGCTCTTATTGTTAGCAGTTGTTAGATTagtttgacttttttttttttgctcctTTTGCTCCGCACTTGCATTTTGCCAGTTGTCAAAATGTAAATGCGCAGCCagccgagagagagagagagagagagggatggAGTGGGCGCCaaaagggggaggggggggggggggggggcagttGTGGCTGGCCGTAAAATTGTCAGTTGATGATGCCCGCAGCAACGCAGCggcgcagcggcagcggcagcggcagcggccaaAAGGGGATCAAGCAATTGTTTGCATGGAAATTACCTAAAAAATATGCaccggaaaaaaaaaaaaaacaaaggaaCTAGTTTGCGCGACGCATAGATATCCTAAAATGCCATAGATTAAATGACACACCAAATTTCCCAGCCTCAGAGCTTACAGTCTCTGGGTTACGATAGGCTAGTGGCCAGACTATCAAGAATATAATACCTTATGTCCTGCCTGTAACGCGGTATACCCGATTTATACACATACCTaatgggtgcagggtatcaccaaaaaacacatttcaaatACGACAGCAGAGAGAGTGCGCGAGAGtgaggggagagagagagggagaatgACAGCAAACACAATATTTGGTCTGTCCCAGCGAATTAGCAGACTTctcattgtttttattttttttttttaattttcgtaTTTGGGCTTTAGTTTGGAGAATTACAAACCGAAAGCTAATTATGAAGTGCAGTCAAATGTAGCAAGAGATTAGCTAGAGACcgtgagaatcgcatagaagagcCGCAATGTGAATAAAGCAATTAACAAAGCTCTTTGACGGGCTCGTTGATTAAACTCTGTGCAActgcttctatttttttttctctgtttATTTCAGATAATGTGCCACAGGCCAAATTCACAGCTCAGAGCCCTTCTGTGAGCTGATTGATGaactaaataaatgtttaacagAGTACGTAAGTAAAAAtcgtatctatatatatttgcccaGGCTAGCAGgctaattgattgactgactgacttattgattgactgactgacttgaTTGAGTGACTGATCgagtgattgattgactggTTGTCTGACTAACAGACTGATTGACttaatgactgactgacagagtgactgactgattgaccgactgacaaactgactgactgacctaCTGATAGACTAATTGATGGATTGACTAATTGGTAACGAGGCTGGCTGTGTCTGAATGTCTGACAGATAAACTTTCTAATCGAGTAACAGATTGACGAATCGACTGACTGATtgcctgattgattgactagcTGACTGACTTATTGATAAACTCATTGATTGACTTACTGACTGATTCAAAGACTGATAGAGTGGCTAATTGTCTAAGTGCTGATtgcctgactgattgattgtcTGATTGACTCACTGGTTAACATAcagattgactgattgataaaCTCATTGACGGATTGACTCACTGATTCAAAGACTGATAGAGTGGCTAATTGTCTGAGTGCATAACTGATTGTCTGACTGATTGAGTGACGGATTGAGCGATTGACTGACAGATTGACTGATTATCACTGCACAGCCAGAAGTATAAGCTCTACCTTTTGTGACTTCAATAAATGCTCAAATAAGCTTTTGGCTTATTCCGCACGCAATTGTGGAAAATAGGTGAAAAAGTACGTACATCCAGATATTTCTAAAAACCGATTGGATGTTAAACCTTGTTCAGAGTTTGTCAGTTAATCattatttgcaaatttaaacAAGCCTGGCCATGTCCTGCGTGTCCTGTGTGTTctttaaacaattcaatttccatttgcaaATTGTGCGGCTAAATAATTAGAGCATTCAGcccaaaaataattatttacttaaaCTTTGcaatgaaaaactgaaaacagaaaatggcgaaaaacaaaaaacgaaaaactgaaaactttCAGCGCGAGGttcaatcaaattaatttttgcatttaagcCAAAATGGCCAATCAGTACCCAACCCTTGCCCTTGTCTgtctgccccccccccccccctcacacacgcacacacaccaccctttatcgccttctcttTCTGCCTGTGCGTTTGCGAATGaatcataatttttattattacgtatacgccgtgGTGTGCAGCAAagttcgtcgtcgtcgtcgtcactTTGTTTTCATCATTTCAAGCGCaaattgctgttgttattgtggcaATTGTACTCAggccgacacacacacacacacacacacacacacactcgcacacaagttattattattttaacaacaattttccaaCTGTGTTTCGGACGCCGCGTCGCCGGCGCCAAACGTCGAAGGTCGCGTAATTCAAAAGCAATTTgtcgaaattaaatttgattacaTTTATCGCGCCAGCCGCTGCCCCCCAACcccccctgcccctgcccctgcccctgccgcAACCACCCAGCCGATACCCAATCTACAGCTGTCTCTCGCTCAgctccatttcgttgcgcATTTCTGTCTACGGCGGCTCCAGCaaagttttcattttccatgctgtttttttttttttattttttgttctgcttcttcttgcctCGCGCTCAACTCTTTAATCGCTTGTAATTGCCATAAATTGCCGACTGAGCTCCACACTCAGCTGCCCGTTCGCCCCGAGCACAGTCGCCAAATGCTGATCAATAAGAGGCGCATTAAAGTTCAGCAGCGCCTCAAAGTATGCAGCTTTCGAATTTAAATACACAGTGAACGCGCACAATGaaaatataccctgtaatatgAGATATACCCCAGCTAACAGATCAAATCTGTTTAGAGCATACGACAAGCTTATCAACTTTTGCTAACTCCTCTCCACAGAGTTCCAATGGAGTCTCTATCTTCTAATGAGTTCTCCTCTAATGAGTTATCCTCCAATTAGATATCTTCTAATAAGCTATCATCGAATTAGATATATTCTAATGAGTACTCTAATGAGTTTTCCTCTAATGGGGTCTCCTGCAATGAGAACTCTTCCGATTGGAACTATACCCATGAGCTTACTTCCAATGTGTTCTCTAATGAGTTTTCCTTTAATGAGTTTTCCACAAATAAGGTCTCTTCCAATGAGGTCTCCTCTAATGAGGTCTCCtccaataataaatattgcaataaTATATCTCCCAATGAGTTCTCCTTCAATAAGTTCTCCTCTAATGAGGTCTCATCCAATGAGAACTCTTCCAATGAGAACTTCTCCAATGAAGAGTGCCCTAATGAGCCTTACTCCAATGAGGTGTCTCCCAATGAGGTTCTTCCCCAATAAGTTCTACTCCAATGAGAATTTCCCCACTTGAAGCTATATTTTGCTTATACCTCAtgtctacagggtatctagAGTCGTGTCTACCTTTGCGCTTTGCTGACACTCAAATGACATTATAATTAAGCATCTGAATAAATGTGAAAAgaaaacggaaacggaaacgaaATGAAACTTCAACATTGACACGCCTCCACAAcaagaaaattacaaaattaatgGTCTAAGCCGAAAATCTAGATAGCAAAGGAATATTCCATGTGAAGGCAGCGGGCAAAATAAGTTGCCGTTAAATGTGCCAAATAGATTCCTTTAAAGCCAAAAGCTTGGTTCTTGCTGAGCTTAAGGCTTAAAGTAGGTAAATGCTTGAAAACTTACAAAGAGATAACCTTAAATGTATAACTGGATCTGTTAAAAGCGAATAgccaagcaaatgcaaatgctcgACATGCATCAGATACAGCGATTTTTTCGATAGAAGCCATTTGATAGGCTTTTCTTAAGCTGAAGCTCAGAAGCGTCCTCTAGTCGAGACGGCGAGACACTCGATTCCAAAGCCAGGCTGTCGTGGCAAACATAAACAAAGCGCAGTTGCTTCAGCGACTTTTCTTTCCCCAACAAAACTGATTTTGAAGAACCTTCTGGTAACTACTTTGGTTCGAACATTCTGATATTTTCTGGGCTTCAGGAAGTCTGCCAGTTGATGTCGGTTCTGAGCagaatatcttgataagcaaatagGTTTTCCATACAAGCACCCACTTTTCGACTCATTGTTCCCATGGCACAGATATAGTACTCCGATCCGATCAGTTTCGACTAACATATGTCCTGCCTGCAAAAGAAAATCGATCCTATGCAAAGATTCAAGACGAAAGCCGAGACACTAGCTCGCATAGATGGAGGGACTGACAGTGGAACATGGCTATAACGACTCGACTTAAcaagatcaagaatatatatatgtcggcTTAAATGACTGCAGAGTATAAAGATTGCCTGAAGGGACAACCCACTGCAGGAATAAATATTTCGAGCTGTGTATCCTAGGAAAACCTtgaaattattcaaaaattcTGAACTAAGTTATTTACAGCATTATTTATATAGCacatagatagatatatatatatatatatttatataagcaAAGTTCTTGCATCTCGGTCCTGAACTGTAAAGGGGTTCAAGGTGCGTTCTGGTTAGATGTAGGGATTGGCCTCGTCGCTGGCGAATTCACGCCTAAAGTCCAGGCCGGGCACATTATCGAAGCGTTTTTGATGTCTGTTTGCTGTGGAACAGTTGCTCAGCCATGGGCGTATGGTTGCCGGTAGGTTGAGAGGGGGAGTGGTTCACTTACCAACTTTATTCTCGGTGAGCTTCATCATCTGCATGAGCGCCTGCTTGACCTCGCGATCCTTCTCCCGCTCCTTGCGCTCCTCCTCATCCACATTGGTCGTCTGAATGCTGATGTGATGCTTCTGCTCCACATCCCACTCCATGTCGTCGCCATCATCGTCCAGGGCTGCCGCATCTTGCTCGCCCAAGACAACGCCTTGCCGCTTGCTCACGTGCGACTTGAGGGCTGAAAGGGAATTGAGGGAATTGGAAGGTTTACTCGCCAGGATCGCGCACTTACCTGGCCCCTCACGCCTGTGGCGAGTCAACTCCGACTTCGGCTGGCCCTCCTCCTTGCCGCCGATCAGCGCTGCTTGGTTGGGATGTGGAATGAGAAGGGGGCTTAGCTCAATTCCTAGAAAATCTTCTTAccgaacagcagcagaaaaagcGTAAAAATCAACAGCAGCCAGGAGAGTCTCCTCATGAAATCCATCGtttgtctcgctctctctcaatgtcactctctctctctctttctccctgtTTAAGCTTTCTCTGGTTCTTCAGCTCTTAATTGATTTGCTTTGCTAGCTGCCAGCTCAACAATTTGACAGTCTAGGCACGGGTTGAAATTGTTTGACTCGCAATTTGTAATTCGACAACTAGCTGTAAGGCAACTCGATTTGGATCAATCTAAGAGCCGATTTATAAAGAATTTGTAGCAAAGTGAGGAAACTAAGGCAGCTCGTAAACAGGCTCTAAACTTCACCAGGCAAAAACTTATTTCTCGAGCGATTTTTGCCATTAAGAATGCATAAATAGTTAGAAAGTTGAGGAATTTCTTAAGAACTTGGAGCTTCGAACAAGCAAACGTAAAGACGACGGTTCAACCACGGCTAGAAATGTGCTTAATTATAACctgaagtaaataaaaatgggtaaaacgGATATATATAGAATCTATGGTGCAAAAGTATGTAagaggcagaaggaaacattTCCGATcccaaaaagtatatacatatatattcttgatcagcatcaaaggCGAGTCGAACTAGTCATGTACATGAGAGTTAAAATGTTCAACAATAAGTCCTTCCGGTGCCCGCGCTGTAcgtgtttgtttccgataatcgataacttgcccaatttcaagtaatcgataaaaatcgatatcgaaattctgtttttttaacataacCCTATGGTTTCAAGAGCTACAGTCCCCAAATTTGACAATTAGCTTttagaatagtatataaagATGAAGTATCTTACATTCTGCAGCTATCGCAATGTTTCTCAATTCTTGGTATGACTGCAGGTATAAGGCCTTGGTTAATTGTTACATGCGCTTAAGATAATTTCAAAGTCAGCGAAgagaattatttattttatttaaggtaAGTAAGGTCAACGAGTGCCTAGGGAATTTCCTAGTCTAGGGAACTTGTATACTTCTATGAATGCTAGCTCATGCCTTAGTGAGAGTCAAATGCAGAGTATTCGCTAGTCAGACACTCCCGACTAAAGCACTTTTTCTTGGATAGTTCTCTCAATGCTAGCTCAAGCCCTTGTGAGAGGCAGGTGCAGGGTATATCCTAGTCGTTCATTTCCGACTTAAGCCCTTGTTGATTTCCCTCTGCgctagggtataccctagtctGGCATGGTCTGGATGctgggtatctcctagtcggacATTCCTACTTGTTTAGTTATTATTCCAATGTCATTATAGAGGCAGATATTTTTCAACCcattttcaattcatttcGCACTGGCAATTAAACCAGCCCATTTGGGCGAATGCCCAACAAGTTATCAGGTGTCCGTTTATCCTCGATATCATGTCCTTTGCTCAACTGCCATTTGAATATTGCTTGCCCCCTTTGCGTGCCCCCTTCTCATCACTCGCCCCTCAACACGCAAAGTCTAGTTTTTATCAGTGCAGCGTTTGCGCTCTTTGAGCTTTTGGCTTGCCACAATTTTGCCTTATGCGGCTTCTTCATCGTAACCTCAAAACCCCGCTAACCGGCCCCGCTGCCCGGCGTCTTGTCAATCTATATGCAAAAGGCATTAGGGGCCAGGTCGCGGGGGCGTGGCAATGTAGGGCAGACGCGTTCGAATGGACGAAACAAGTTGCTGAAAGTTAAAGTTTTGCGGCTGcggctacagcagcagcagctcttgTTGCAGCATAAagagctgcacacacacacacacacacacacacacacacggagtAAACGATTTGGTAGCACGAGCTGAACCTCAAGAGCTAACTAAACAAGCCTCAGCCAGAAGGGGGCTGCCGCGGGGCTGCAAGCCACAGAAGGGGGCAGGGCTTTAGTGGCAACAACTCTTTGCAGCTCAATATTTTTGAGGACCGACAAAATTGTTGCAACAAATTCACAAAACAGCCAATGCACAACAAATTCAAGCACAAAAACTGCCTGCacgactggcagataccctatattatataaattacattttataaaattgcgttcttgaataacttttctgtttatttgtgcACTTAAAACTAGACCAGCAAATCGAtaagttatttaattttcggctGAAGAACCAAAAGAAAGTTATTTGAAATAGCAAAACGTGCTTTCGTATTGCGATAAATCAAGCATTTCGTCTCTAAAAAccgaaatcgatatttatcgattggcTGAAATTATCGCTTAGCTGCAAATTATGTTCTTTGCCAGCAGTTCTTTCTTTTAGTTTCCTTTGACAAGAGCTACGGCTTGGGCTTGGGACTGGAGCTGTGCCTGGTTCTGTCTGTTCATAAAATATGCCCAGCTGAAAGATACCCTCGTATCGTTCTTCGTTCTTATCCGAAATAATCCAACTGTTTCCCAACTCgagcaaaaatacaaaaattattacaatttttatataggGTATATTTAAAGTTTGCTGTGCACTAATATACCCTGGTCTTGGCATGCATTCACAAGGGGTATAACGCataaaaaattccaaaatgaaatgttttgaGGTtagccaaaaatatttttcaacaatTCGCCAAgctcgtgtgcgtgtgtgtgtgtgtgtgtgtgtgtgtgtgtgcaggcgAAAACTAACTAAATGCCTGAAATTGCTGCTATTTTTGCTGTTACCAACAGCCAACCAACCGCCCCCCTCCCCTTCGCCCCTTCAGCAGAGCCCACGCATCTTTATTAAAATGTCAAACCATAAAAGGGGCTGAATGTGGGCGGGGTCATAGGGTGCGGGATATGGATGGCATTTGGGGGGTTCGCAATAAAATGCCATCAAACACatttgtcagttgttgttgttgttgttgttgccattaaatgcagcacaaaatagaaacaaaagcacaaaactggcaaatggcaaaggCAAAGCACAGGGCCAAATGGATGTAGGCGCGGGGCGGTAAGGGGTGGCcaggtgtgtgcgtgtgtgtgaaatgCTTTTTACCATTTGCCAGTTAAAAACATCTTAAAAGCTACTTTTAACCacaattatgtaaatattaacACAAAACGCAGCCTAAGACAAAAGCACAACAGACTGCGaatgtgtgtaggtgtgtgtgtgtgtgtgcgtgtttgtgtgtgtgtgtaggtgtatgTGAAGTTGTTACTCTGTCTCTGACTGTCGCCAACACAACCATTTACCATTAGCATGTGTCTAGCGGGTTGCCCTTCGTGGGGGGAGGAGAAGGGTGGAAGTTAGAGGAGTTCAAAGGGTGTTAGGGAGGTGGAAGGTTTCTGCATGTGACAGACAAGTCAGCTGTGGCTggtgctggagctggagctggagctggagctggagctggagctggacaGGTGTTGAAGTTAACGCCGAGACGAGGCGGAAAAGTCGTGAGACGAGACGCTCACAAGCAGCTGCAGGGGTTGGGCGGCAGAAAGGGGGAGGGTTACTATGTCGAGACATAATCCCCAAGACGcacaggacacacacacacacacacacacacacacgcgcacacacacgcaatgttaataagcagcagcagcagcagctcgggcTGTGGCAGGCTCTCTGCCATTATTATTGAAAGCTTTTAGACATGGCAGCAGGTCACGTCCCGCTGTCTGTCCAGCAggcagtcattcagtcagcgCCCAAGTCAAATGAGTAGACAGCCACAGCGATGGAGAGGGAGGGGGagacaaagagagagggagagggagagggagagggagaccGAGTGGAATACAGACGACAATCCGTTTTCATGGCTGATTTAACAAAGTTGGGAAGATACCGAATGGCATGACGGCAATACAatacaaagagagagagaggctgagagagagaaagagagagagagagagagagcagcgAGAAGCGAGCGCGAGAAGTTGAGAGGGCGGAAGAAAAGCAGCGAAAAGAACGATACGACGAACTGGAAGCACAGAGAAAATGTCGCTCAAACCGCAGCCTCAAACTGTTAAATCCAACTGTGAAATTCAAATGCGAATAAGAAATACTCTATTTACTCAAAATACTCTTCAATTAGCTTCTCTTAACTTAACTTGTAGTGCGATCCCTATAAGTCTGGTGTGACCagctcaaaatcgatatttatcgaagCTAATGAAAGAAATATCGAAAGTAATCGATAAACTCGTTCTGTGTTTGATATacgaaaatattattttcaatttcagaTCTTTTGGCTTAATCGACTCAGCTCCTCCTCCTGTCCCAGGGAACATATACCTTATGAGCTCGGAGTTGCTTTCTTTTGTCTTCCTGACAACCTGAAATAAACATTCAACCACAAACGCATTGAACTTTTCGAGGGAATATAGTCCAAAGGTACGTAATATTCCTCCATATGCAGTTGTATAAGACTTGGAGACGGGTTCGAATTCCAAGCTAGCTCAGAGTTGCCTTCCTTTGTCAGTTGCCAAGCTTCCCTTTACTAAGAATGCAGGGTATGAAATATAGTATATCTTGTGTTCCTGTCCACCTGGAACGATCTAATCAGTCGACCTCAAGAGCTTTGATTATCTCGAAGGAATAGAGTGCATGTATAGAATATGAGGATGAACTATCGCAgtctgttgcatacttttcaaCTTTTCCAAGTTGGATTTAGTATTTGCTCAGGCGAAGAACATAGTCGAAAATGTTTCATTAATATTCTATATGCCAGACAAAGTCTGAAGGGAAATTCAGCTTAGCTAATAGACTCCGTTCCGATTTTAGAGCAGTCCTTAAACTGATAAAATGTGAAATTGACAAAGCTTTCAATGATTTGCTGCTGGTTGTTGTTAAGCCACTCGCTGCGCAGACCAAATTGGTTTGACTGAGGATTTCGGCTAGCGGAAGGTTAGCTCCAAGGGAAGCCTCGTTCCACGTTGCCGGCTCATTGATGGAATGCGACAGGTGCTGCGGCgattggcagcggcagcggcagcggcagcggcagctagGGCTCACTTGttgccaaaaatgaaaattaattcaatGCACAAAActatggaaaaaaaaaaaaagaagcagcagcagcagaacatgGGAATTGCGCAGGACGAGGCACGCGGCGGAAGGATTGGGCGGGGCGAGGAGCTGGTTGTGTGGGTTTGTACTCGAGAGCGTAAACCAAAATCACATTAAGCCCGCCAACGTTGCGAATATGTGCGGAACGGGGGGCAGATAATGCTGGTGGAGGGGTGAGTGGGTGAGTGGGGAGATGGGGGATAGGTCAATGCAGTCACGGGtctaaaaatcaaaaatttgaatttcgaTCACGTCTTCAATTACGTCGAATCGACGTGCATATAAATCAACAGTCCACAGGCAGCCGGGACATGGCATACGCCACTcactcagtcaatcagtcagtcagtcagtcagtcagtcagtcagtcagtcaatcagtcagtcagtcagtcaaatgtggttttgttattgttgttgtgtgtgtaaatCAAGTGGAAAGAccaatagaaaaaataaaagagtgtGCAAACCAAATAGAAAACCAGGGGAAATGTGCCTGGGAAATGCCagctctatatatatgctGGTAAAATCGAAGGGAGTGGAGGGGGGCGGGCGGGTGTTCGCTTAGGGCATGGTTATTTGGGGGCTGGGACGCACTCATGCAAAGTGCAGTTGACATGCGGAAATTGTAGGTGCGCTGCGAGCTGAACTCGACTCGATGCGAGTCTTCTTCAATGGGGCGTGGCCACTCGAAGAGGCACAGAATAGGTTGGGCCGGGGTTG
This window of the Drosophila virilis strain 15010-1051.87 chromosome X, Dvir_AGI_RSII-ME, whole genome shotgun sequence genome carries:
- the LOC6634620 gene encoding uncharacterized protein, whose amino-acid sequence is MDFMRRLSWLLLIFTLFLLLFALIGGKEEGQPKSELTRHRREGPALKSHVSKRQGVVLGEQDAAALDDDGDDMEWDVEQKHHISIQTTNVDEEERKEREKDREVKQALMQMMKLTENKVANRHQKRFDNVPGLDFRREFASDEANPYI